The Roseovarius indicus genome has a segment encoding these proteins:
- a CDS encoding Hint domain-containing protein — protein sequence MTVYVVTTDNWNSNAFWSGVSEGSGGHGLDFSALPEEYTVETDADTGVITISDGSNTYTVGESGVGGTDANLGYGTQLDYFTMSYGSDGGDTLEGTGRGDVMDGDDGDDTIDGGAGSDTIDGGGGGDSLIGGDGDDRISGGVTAEDTELFLDWSAAGNDQADLSGGFTQDTGGIEVAVSYVDEGNSNSFHIEATTGQYVGSGEPFDANSAAEIRGGDSVGDTGTLKMDFSAVQGSGFEDEVTDVSFRINDVDQAGGSGWEDGITIRAYDENGNELDVTVTYQGATETGTTPFVDGDGSHTSGDASGSMLVEIEGPVSHVEVDYDQLGTTSQVIWVSDVHFTAQGRTDGDDTIEGGDGNDYLVGNLGSDVINGGAGDDTILGGDDTLGGGTSEIKIANSSFEQTAHADGKWSNGTPGWDTSGSEVGDFNPTSSQADESEIEGQNVAFLGAGGDTLSQTLSQEYTAGETYEFEVDLGDATYSGSVDYTVNIYAGSTLIGTTSGSTGDIDGLKTVSVSSEGFSDASLNGEPITIEVVNDGGRDLLVDNVSGTVTGNGAVTDNDTSGDILDGGAGSDFVDGGAGNDTITVDQGDTVVGGDGDDRFTLVDDDTTGTGNDSISIVGGEGEEKGGDTLVLTSDVSRDDITFTNKEDENGGLSGHFKMKDGTYVEFSEIENIICFTPGTMILTEVGERPIESLQPGDRVVTRDSGLQPIRWIGKRTVPGRGRFAPVWVAPSVMDGSRTGLLVSPQHRILFTGYQSQLLFGQDEVLVSAKHLVDDVDVRVKEMAEVTYIHLMFDHHEVIYAEGIATESFHAGDVGLSAICEEAREELFDLFPELRTAPQHAGDTARHCLKQYEARLLQDYGSRQRDRVGVV from the coding sequence ATGACCGTTTACGTGGTCACGACGGACAATTGGAACAGCAACGCCTTCTGGTCGGGGGTCAGCGAGGGATCAGGCGGGCACGGGCTGGATTTCTCGGCGTTGCCCGAGGAATACACGGTCGAGACCGACGCCGATACGGGCGTTATCACGATCAGCGACGGCTCGAACACCTACACGGTGGGCGAATCCGGGGTCGGTGGGACCGATGCGAACCTGGGCTACGGGACGCAGCTTGATTATTTCACCATGTCCTATGGCAGTGACGGCGGTGATACGCTGGAGGGCACCGGCCGTGGCGATGTCATGGATGGCGACGATGGCGACGACACGATCGATGGCGGTGCCGGGAGTGACACGATCGACGGCGGTGGCGGCGGCGACAGCCTGATCGGCGGCGACGGCGATGACCGGATCAGCGGCGGGGTGACCGCCGAGGACACCGAGCTGTTCCTCGACTGGAGCGCCGCGGGCAACGACCAGGCGGATCTCAGCGGCGGTTTCACGCAGGATACCGGCGGGATCGAGGTGGCGGTCAGCTATGTCGACGAGGGCAATAGCAACAGCTTCCACATCGAGGCGACGACCGGGCAGTATGTCGGGTCGGGCGAGCCGTTCGACGCCAACTCCGCGGCGGAAATCCGGGGCGGCGACAGCGTGGGCGACACCGGGACGCTGAAGATGGATTTCTCGGCGGTCCAGGGGTCGGGCTTCGAGGACGAGGTGACCGATGTCAGCTTCCGGATCAACGATGTCGATCAGGCCGGTGGCAGCGGCTGGGAAGACGGGATCACCATTCGCGCCTATGACGAGAACGGCAACGAGCTAGACGTGACCGTCACCTACCAGGGGGCGACGGAAACGGGCACGACGCCCTTTGTCGATGGCGATGGGTCGCATACCTCGGGCGACGCGAGCGGCTCGATGCTGGTCGAGATCGAGGGGCCGGTGAGCCATGTCGAGGTCGATTATGATCAGCTGGGCACGACCAGCCAGGTGATCTGGGTCAGCGATGTGCATTTCACCGCGCAGGGCCGGACCGACGGCGACGACACGATCGAGGGCGGGGACGGGAACGACTATCTCGTCGGCAACCTCGGGTCGGACGTGATCAATGGCGGGGCGGGCGACGACACGATTCTTGGGGGCGACGACACGCTGGGCGGTGGCACGTCGGAGATCAAGATCGCCAATAGCAGTTTCGAGCAGACCGCGCATGCCGATGGCAAGTGGTCGAATGGCACGCCCGGCTGGGACACGAGCGGGTCTGAGGTGGGGGATTTCAACCCCACGTCGAGCCAGGCCGACGAGAGCGAGATCGAGGGGCAGAACGTCGCGTTCCTCGGTGCCGGGGGCGACACGCTGAGCCAGACGCTGTCGCAGGAATACACCGCCGGCGAGACCTACGAGTTCGAGGTCGACCTGGGCGATGCCACCTATTCCGGGTCGGTGGATTACACGGTCAACATCTATGCCGGCTCGACCCTGATCGGGACGACCAGCGGCTCGACGGGGGATATCGACGGGCTGAAGACCGTCTCGGTCAGCAGCGAGGGTTTCTCCGATGCCAGCCTGAACGGCGAGCCGATCACCATCGAGGTGGTCAACGATGGCGGCCGCGACCTGCTGGTGGACAATGTCAGCGGCACGGTCACGGGCAACGGCGCCGTGACGGACAACGACACGAGCGGTGACATTCTTGATGGCGGCGCCGGGTCGGACTTTGTCGACGGTGGCGCCGGGAACGACACGATCACGGTCGACCAGGGCGACACGGTCGTTGGCGGGGACGGCGACGACCGCTTCACGCTGGTCGACGACGACACCACCGGCACGGGCAACGATTCCATCTCGATCGTCGGCGGCGAGGGCGAGGAGAAGGGCGGCGATACGCTGGTCCTGACCTCGGACGTGAGCCGTGACGACATCACCTTCACCAACAAGGAGGACGAGAACGGCGGGCTGTCGGGCCACTTCAAGATGAAGGACGGCACCTATGTGGAGTTCTCGGAGATCGAGAACATCATCTGTTTCACGCCGGGCACGATGATCCTGACCGAGGTGGGCGAGCGCCCGATCGAGAGCCTGCAGCCGGGCGACCGGGTGGTGACGCGCGACAGCGGGCTGCAGCCGATCCGGTGGATCGGCAAGCGGACGGTGCCCGGGCGGGGCCGGTTCGCCCCGGTCTGGGTGGCGCCCAGCGTGATGGACGGCTCGCGCACCGGGCTGCTGGTGTCGCCGCAGCACCGGATCCTGTTCACGGGCTACCAGTCGCAGCTTCTGTTCGGGCAGGACGAGGTTCTGGTCTCGGCCAAGCACCTGGTCGACGACGTCGACGTGCGGGTGAAGGAGATGGCGGAGGTCACCTATATCCACCTGATGTTCGACCATCACGAGGTGATCTATGCGGAAGGCATCGCGACGGAAAGCTTCCATGCCGGCGATGTCGGCCTGAGCGCGATCTGCGAGGAGGCGCGGGAAGAGCTGTTCGACCTGTTCCCGGAACTGCGGACGGCCCCGCAGCATGCAGGGGACACGGCGCGGCATTGCCTGAAACAGTACGAGGCGCGGTTGCTGCAGGATTATGGCAGCCGGCAGCGGGACCGGGTGGGGGTGGTGTAA
- a CDS encoding hydrogen peroxide-inducible genes activator produces the protein MANITLRQLKYFEALAEHGHFGRAAEACAVSQPALSVQIRDLEEDIGAQLFERGARQVRLTALGERFATRVQDILRSVDELEDLARATGDNLIGRLRIGVIPTIAPYLLPRVIRALSETHRGIDLHVRETLTDRLIRELLDGRLDTAIVALPISEPGLEEVALFDESFMLVRPGDEAGQPVPRAEDLARMRLLLLEEGHCFRDQALAFCNIRPAVPGDGLDGSSLSTLVQMVGSGIGVTLIPEMAVPVETRSADVSVARFGQPEPSRTVGMIWRKTSPLAPQLRQVAEVVRRAGEDQKKAQADLDHSFS, from the coding sequence ATGGCGAACATCACCCTGAGACAGTTGAAATATTTCGAGGCGCTGGCCGAGCATGGCCATTTCGGGCGCGCGGCGGAAGCCTGCGCAGTGTCGCAGCCGGCGCTGTCGGTGCAGATTCGCGATCTGGAGGAAGATATCGGGGCGCAGCTCTTCGAGCGGGGGGCCAGGCAAGTCAGGCTGACGGCCTTGGGCGAGCGGTTCGCGACAAGGGTGCAGGACATCCTGCGGTCGGTGGACGAGCTGGAGGACCTGGCGCGGGCGACGGGCGACAACCTGATCGGGCGGCTTAGGATCGGGGTGATTCCGACGATTGCGCCTTATTTGCTGCCAAGAGTGATCCGGGCGCTGTCGGAGACGCATCGGGGGATCGACCTGCATGTGCGCGAGACACTGACGGACCGTCTTATCAGGGAGTTGCTGGACGGGCGGCTGGATACGGCCATCGTGGCGCTGCCGATTTCCGAGCCGGGGCTGGAGGAGGTGGCGCTGTTCGACGAAAGCTTCATGCTGGTGCGCCCCGGTGACGAGGCGGGCCAGCCGGTGCCGAGGGCGGAGGACCTGGCACGGATGCGCCTGCTGCTGCTGGAGGAAGGGCATTGCTTTCGCGACCAGGCGCTTGCGTTCTGCAATATTCGCCCCGCCGTACCCGGTGACGGACTGGACGGCTCGTCACTGTCGACTCTGGTGCAGATGGTGGGCTCGGGCATCGGGGTGACGCTGATACCGGAAATGGCGGTGCCGGTGGAGACGCGGTCGGCCGATGTTTCGGTGGCCCGGTTCGGTCAGCCGGAGCCGTCGCGGACGGTGGGAATGATCTGGCGGAAGACCAGCCCGCTGGCGCCGCAATTGCGGCAGGTGGCCGAGGTGGTGCGCCGGGCCGGAGAAGACCAGAAAAAGGCACAGGCCGATCTGGACCATAGTTTCTCCTAG
- the katG gene encoding catalase/peroxidase HPI, which yields MDGNDMKNAGKCPVMHGGMTHSGETVTDWWPSSLNFDILHQHDAKSNPMGPDFDYREELKKLDVEALRKDVADLMTDSQEWWPADWGHYGGLMIRMAWHSAGSYRLADGRGGGGAGNLRFAPLNSWPDNGNLDKARRLLWPIKKKYGNKVSWADLIILAGTMAYETMGLKTFGFAFGREDIWAPEKDTYWGAEREWLAPSDERYEDVGKPDTMQNPLAAVQMGLIYVNPEGVNGNPDPLKTGEQIRETFARMAMNDEETAALTVGGHTVGKCHGAGDAATLGAEPEGADVESQGFGWLNPNLGGSANKAITSGIEGAWTTEPTKFDDGYLKMLFNHEWQLAKSPAGANQWEPVEIAEEDKPVDATDPSIRHNPIMTDADMAMKMDPTYRAICEKFMADPEYLRDTFARAWFKLTHRDMGPKARYVGPDVPAEDLIWQDPIPAGPTNYDIGAVKREIANSGLPLAELVATAWDSARTYRGSDMRGGANGARIRLAPQKDWVGNEPERLSRVLSVLEPIASKYGASLADTIVLAGNVGVEQAAKAAGHDISVPFAPGRGDATDEMTDHDSFDVLEPLADGYRNWLKADYVVSPEEMLLDRSQLMGITAPEMTVLIGGMRVMGTNHGGTKHGVLTHREGALTTDFFVNLTDMGNKWVPVEGKPYEIRNRKTDEVLWTASRVDLVFGSNSILRSYAEVYAQDDNDEKFVKDFVAAWVKVMNADRFDIA from the coding sequence ATGGATGGAAATGACATGAAAAATGCCGGGAAATGCCCGGTCATGCACGGTGGGATGACCCACTCCGGTGAAACCGTCACGGATTGGTGGCCCAGCTCCCTGAACTTCGACATCCTGCACCAGCACGATGCCAAGTCGAACCCGATGGGCCCCGACTTCGACTACCGCGAAGAGCTCAAGAAGCTCGACGTCGAAGCCCTCCGCAAGGACGTGGCCGACCTGATGACCGACAGCCAGGAATGGTGGCCGGCCGACTGGGGCCACTATGGCGGCCTGATGATCCGCATGGCTTGGCACTCGGCGGGCTCCTACCGCCTGGCCGATGGCCGTGGCGGCGGCGGCGCCGGCAACCTGCGCTTTGCCCCGCTGAACTCCTGGCCCGACAACGGCAACCTCGACAAGGCCCGCCGCCTGCTGTGGCCCATCAAGAAGAAATACGGCAACAAGGTCTCCTGGGCCGACCTGATCATTCTCGCCGGCACCATGGCCTATGAAACCATGGGTCTGAAGACCTTCGGCTTCGCCTTCGGCCGCGAAGACATCTGGGCCCCCGAGAAAGACACCTACTGGGGCGCCGAGCGTGAATGGCTGGCCCCGTCCGACGAGCGCTACGAAGATGTCGGCAAGCCCGACACCATGCAGAACCCGCTCGCGGCCGTGCAGATGGGCCTGATCTACGTGAACCCCGAAGGCGTCAACGGCAACCCCGACCCGCTCAAGACCGGGGAGCAGATCCGCGAAACCTTCGCCCGCATGGCAATGAACGACGAGGAAACCGCGGCCCTGACCGTGGGCGGCCACACCGTCGGCAAATGCCACGGCGCAGGCGATGCCGCGACCCTCGGCGCCGAGCCGGAAGGCGCGGATGTCGAATCGCAGGGCTTCGGCTGGCTCAACCCCAACCTCGGCGGCTCGGCCAACAAGGCCATCACCTCGGGCATCGAGGGGGCCTGGACGACCGAACCCACCAAGTTCGACGACGGCTACCTGAAGATGCTCTTCAACCATGAATGGCAGCTTGCGAAATCGCCCGCCGGCGCCAACCAGTGGGAACCGGTCGAGATCGCCGAAGAGGACAAGCCGGTCGACGCGACCGACCCCTCGATCCGGCACAACCCGATCATGACCGATGCCGACATGGCCATGAAGATGGACCCGACCTATCGCGCCATCTGCGAGAAGTTCATGGCCGATCCGGAATACCTGCGCGACACCTTCGCCCGGGCATGGTTCAAGCTGACCCACCGCGACATGGGCCCCAAGGCCCGCTACGTGGGCCCCGACGTGCCGGCAGAAGACCTGATCTGGCAGGATCCGATCCCCGCCGGCCCGACCAACTACGACATCGGCGCCGTCAAGCGCGAGATCGCCAACAGCGGTCTGCCCCTCGCCGAGCTGGTCGCCACCGCCTGGGACAGTGCCCGCACCTACCGCGGCTCCGATATGCGGGGCGGTGCCAACGGCGCGCGCATCCGTCTGGCGCCCCAGAAAGACTGGGTCGGCAACGAGCCCGAGCGCCTGTCGCGCGTCCTCAGCGTGCTGGAACCGATCGCGTCCAAATACGGCGCATCGCTCGCCGACACGATCGTGCTGGCCGGTAACGTGGGTGTCGAACAGGCGGCCAAGGCGGCAGGTCACGACATCTCGGTGCCCTTCGCACCGGGCCGGGGCGACGCCACCGACGAGATGACCGACCACGACAGCTTCGACGTGCTCGAACCCCTCGCCGACGGCTACCGCAACTGGCTCAAGGCCGACTATGTCGTCAGCCCCGAGGAAATGCTGCTCGACCGCTCGCAGCTCATGGGCATCACCGCGCCCGAAATGACCGTCCTCATCGGCGGCATGCGGGTCATGGGCACCAACCACGGCGGCACCAAGCACGGCGTCCTCACCCACCGCGAAGGCGCACTGACCACGGATTTCTTCGTCAACCTGACCGACATGGGCAACAAGTGGGTCCCGGTCGAGGGCAAACCCTACGAAATCCGCAACCGCAAGACAGACGAAGTGCTCTGGACGGCAAGCCGCGTCGATCTCGTCTTCGGCTCCAACTCGATCCTGCGCTCCTACGCAGAGGTCTACGCCCAGGACGACAACGACGAGAAGTTCGTGAAGGACTTCGTCGCCGCATGGGTCAAGGTGATGAACGCCGACCGGTTCGATATCGCCTGA
- a CDS encoding thiamine diphosphokinase, with product MHVNEPVTLIGGAAVTKARINRAVALAPGVVAADGGADAALDHGVTPDAVIGDFDSISPEALDSIPGDRLHRIEEQESTDFDKCLRSIRAPLVIGIGFSGDRLDHALAAYNTLVRMPGRRCILLGAEELVFLAPPSLSLDLEAGTRVSLFPMGAVEGVSDGLEWPINGLNFSPDGRVGTSNAATGTVHMSVTAPKMLVILPEHTLEAVVRALLTTTGLWPGE from the coding sequence GTGCATGTTAATGAACCAGTAACGCTGATTGGCGGCGCGGCCGTCACCAAGGCGCGCATAAATCGGGCAGTCGCGCTGGCGCCCGGGGTGGTCGCGGCCGATGGTGGTGCCGATGCGGCGCTGGATCACGGGGTGACACCCGATGCCGTGATCGGCGATTTCGATTCGATTTCGCCGGAGGCGCTGGATTCGATTCCCGGCGACAGGCTGCACCGGATCGAGGAGCAGGAGAGCACCGATTTCGACAAGTGCCTGCGCAGCATCCGTGCGCCGCTGGTGATCGGGATCGGGTTTTCGGGCGACCGGCTGGACCATGCGCTGGCGGCCTACAACACGCTTGTCCGGATGCCGGGGCGGCGCTGTATCCTGCTGGGGGCCGAGGAACTGGTGTTTCTTGCGCCGCCATCGCTGTCGCTCGACCTTGAGGCGGGCACGCGGGTGTCGTTGTTTCCGATGGGGGCGGTCGAGGGGGTGTCGGACGGGCTGGAATGGCCGATCAACGGGCTGAACTTTTCGCCAGACGGGCGGGTGGGTACGTCGAACGCCGCCACGGGCACGGTGCACATGTCGGTCACGGCGCCCAAGATGCTTGTGATCCTGCCGGAGCATACGCTGGAAGCGGTGGTGCGGGCGTTGTTGACGACGACGGGGCTTTGGCCGGGCGAGTAG
- the rlmN gene encoding 23S rRNA (adenine(2503)-C(2))-methyltransferase RlmN produces MTDSAPITQDVMTIPRKLPEGPVNIVGLTRDGLREALIANGTPEKQAKMRVNQIWQWVYWWGVRDFEAMTNLSKAYRAQLAEKFVIEIPEMVSKQVSADGTRKYLARIAGGHEVEVVYIPETDRGTLCISSQVGCTLTCSFCHTGTQKLVRNLTAGEIVGQVMMARDDLGEWPKPGEGAGEKPRLLSNIVLMGMGEPLYNFDNVRDAMKIAMDGEGISLSRRRITLSTSGVVPEIAKTAEEIGCMLAVSFHATTDEVRDKLVPINKKWNIATLLEALKAYPKASNSERITFEYVMLKDVNDSDEDARRLVQLIKGIPAKINLIPFNEWPGAPHQRSDWERIERFADIVYKAGYASPIRTPRGEDIMAACGQLKSATERQRKSRKAIEAEAGMG; encoded by the coding sequence ATGACCGACAGTGCCCCGATCACCCAGGACGTGATGACCATCCCCCGGAAGCTTCCCGAGGGGCCGGTGAATATCGTCGGGCTGACCCGTGACGGCCTGCGCGAGGCGCTGATTGCCAACGGCACGCCCGAGAAGCAGGCCAAGATGCGGGTCAACCAGATCTGGCAGTGGGTCTACTGGTGGGGCGTGCGCGATTTCGAGGCGATGACGAACCTGTCGAAGGCGTATCGCGCGCAGTTGGCCGAGAAATTCGTCATCGAGATTCCCGAGATGGTGAGCAAGCAGGTCAGCGCCGATGGCACGCGCAAGTACCTGGCCCGCATCGCCGGGGGGCATGAGGTCGAGGTGGTGTATATTCCCGAGACCGACCGGGGGACGCTGTGCATTTCGAGCCAGGTGGGCTGTACGCTGACCTGTTCGTTCTGCCACACCGGCACGCAGAAGCTGGTGCGGAACCTGACCGCCGGAGAGATCGTGGGCCAGGTGATGATGGCGCGCGACGACCTGGGCGAGTGGCCCAAGCCCGGCGAGGGGGCGGGCGAGAAGCCGCGCCTTCTGTCGAATATCGTGCTGATGGGGATGGGCGAGCCGCTTTACAATTTCGACAACGTCCGCGACGCGATGAAGATCGCCATGGATGGCGAGGGGATCTCCCTTTCCCGTCGGCGGATCACGTTGTCGACCAGTGGCGTCGTGCCGGAAATCGCCAAGACGGCCGAGGAGATCGGCTGCATGCTGGCGGTGAGCTTCCACGCCACCACCGACGAGGTGCGCGACAAGCTGGTGCCGATCAACAAGAAGTGGAACATCGCCACCCTGCTGGAGGCGCTGAAGGCCTATCCGAAGGCGTCGAACTCCGAGCGGATCACCTTTGAGTACGTGATGCTGAAGGATGTGAACGACAGCGACGAGGATGCGCGGCGGCTGGTGCAGCTGATCAAGGGCATCCCGGCGAAGATCAACCTGATCCCGTTCAACGAGTGGCCCGGCGCCCCGCACCAACGGAGCGACTGGGAGCGGATCGAGCGGTTCGCCGATATCGTCTACAAGGCGGGGTACGCGAGCCCGATCCGGACGCCGCGGGGCGAGGATATCATGGCGGCCTGCGGGCAGCTGAAGTCGGCGACCGAGCGGCAGAGGAAATCGCGCAAGGCGATCGAGGCCGAGGCGGGGATGGGCTGA
- a CDS encoding DEAD/DEAH box helicase: MQDFSEFGLSPNITAALSRAGIDKPTPIQTKAIPPALEGHDIMGLAQTGTGKTLAFGVPLVEHLLSNPGKPLPKTVKALVLAPTRELVNQIADNLRPLTEGTKLRVFTVVGGQSINKQIAALGRGTDILVATPGRLIDLMDRGSVDLSQAKSLVLDEADQMLDMGFIHALRKIAPKLGTPRHTMLFSATMPKQMEELSRAYLTNPVKVQVAPPGKAADKITQSVHFLEKTEKPGKLREILTASDDALTLVFARTKHGAEKLMKGLVRDGYNAASIHGNKSQGQRDRAIKAFREGDITVLVATDVAARGIDIPDVGYVINYDLPEVPDNYVHRIGRTARAGRDGEAIALCAPEDADLLHQIQRLMKIEVPVASGECPTPVPGGRGPRGKGSGNARRRGQGGGNAANANGAGAAPKRNRRRRRRKAA, translated from the coding sequence TTGCAAGATTTTTCCGAATTCGGCCTGTCGCCGAACATCACCGCCGCGCTGTCGCGTGCCGGTATCGACAAACCGACCCCGATCCAGACCAAGGCAATTCCGCCGGCGCTGGAAGGGCATGACATCATGGGGCTGGCGCAGACCGGCACCGGCAAGACGCTGGCCTTTGGCGTGCCGCTGGTGGAACATCTGCTGTCGAACCCCGGCAAGCCGTTGCCGAAGACGGTGAAGGCGCTGGTTCTGGCGCCGACGCGCGAGCTGGTGAACCAGATCGCCGACAACCTGCGGCCTTTGACCGAGGGCACCAAGCTGCGGGTCTTTACCGTGGTTGGCGGGCAGTCGATCAACAAGCAGATCGCGGCGCTGGGCCGGGGGACGGATATTCTGGTCGCCACGCCGGGCCGGCTGATCGACCTGATGGATCGCGGTTCGGTCGACCTGAGCCAGGCGAAGTCGCTGGTGCTGGACGAGGCCGACCAGATGCTCGACATGGGCTTCATCCACGCGCTCAGGAAGATCGCGCCGAAGCTGGGCACGCCGCGCCACACGATGCTGTTCTCGGCCACCATGCCGAAGCAGATGGAGGAGCTGTCGCGCGCCTATCTGACCAATCCGGTCAAGGTGCAGGTGGCGCCTCCGGGCAAGGCCGCCGACAAGATCACCCAGTCGGTGCATTTCCTCGAGAAGACCGAGAAGCCGGGCAAGCTGCGCGAGATCCTGACGGCGAGCGACGATGCGCTGACGCTGGTGTTCGCGCGCACCAAGCACGGCGCCGAGAAGCTGATGAAGGGGCTGGTGCGTGACGGGTACAACGCCGCCTCGATCCACGGCAACAAGAGCCAGGGCCAGCGGGACCGCGCCATCAAGGCGTTCCGCGAGGGCGATATCACCGTGCTGGTGGCGACGGATGTCGCGGCGCGGGGGATCGATATTCCCGATGTGGGCTATGTCATCAACTATGACCTGCCCGAGGTGCCCGACAATTACGTGCACCGCATCGGGCGGACGGCGCGGGCCGGCCGGGATGGCGAGGCAATCGCGCTGTGCGCGCCCGAGGATGCCGACCTGCTGCACCAGATCCAGCGCCTGATGAAGATCGAGGTGCCGGTGGCCAGCGGCGAATGCCCGACGCCCGTTCCCGGCGGGCGCGGACCGCGCGGCAAGGGGAGCGGCAATGCCCGCCGTCGCGGGCAGGGGGGCGGAAACGCCGCCAACGCCAACGGCGCGGGCGCCGCGCCCAAGCGCAACCGGCGCCGCCGGCGGCGCAAGGCGGCCTGA
- a CDS encoding winged helix-turn-helix transcriptional regulator — translation MTEQAKSPRLRYDEGCLAAHALNLIGDRWALLVVRELMFAPKRFQMIRAGVPGITPSVLTGRLSQLVEAGVVVHDERLGIYSLTDAGRGLLPVLEALCRWALMVPGHDPIRFISPSALMISMGVNLLPEKAEDAVAGFDFGSEAFEMRVVGGEVVTTPVVTPEAPFVLSGNGNGMASAVYGRLPLAELVEAGRVSVAGDAAAAQQFVGMFGLRREAPAT, via the coding sequence ATGACTGAGCAGGCAAAATCCCCCCGCCTTCGCTATGACGAAGGCTGTCTGGCCGCCCATGCGCTGAACCTGATCGGGGATCGCTGGGCGCTGCTGGTGGTGCGCGAGCTGATGTTCGCGCCGAAGCGGTTCCAGATGATCCGGGCGGGGGTGCCGGGGATCACGCCGAGCGTGCTGACCGGGCGGCTTTCGCAGTTGGTCGAGGCCGGGGTGGTGGTGCATGACGAGCGGCTGGGGATCTACAGCCTGACGGATGCTGGCCGGGGCTTGTTGCCGGTGCTGGAGGCGCTGTGCCGCTGGGCGCTGATGGTGCCGGGGCATGACCCGATCCGGTTTATCAGCCCGTCGGCATTGATGATTTCCATGGGGGTGAACCTTTTGCCGGAGAAGGCCGAGGACGCGGTGGCCGGGTTCGATTTCGGCAGCGAGGCTTTCGAGATGCGGGTTGTGGGTGGTGAGGTGGTGACGACGCCGGTGGTGACGCCGGAGGCGCCCTTCGTGCTGTCGGGGAATGGCAACGGCATGGCGTCGGCGGTGTACGGGCGGTTGCCGCTGGCCGAACTGGTGGAGGCCGGGCGGGTCAGCGTGGCGGGCGATGCCGCCGCAGCGCAGCAATTCGTCGGCATGTTCGGGCTGCGGCGCGAGGCGCCCGCGACGTAA
- a CDS encoding DUF1428 domain-containing protein: MTYFSGTVCAVPTANKQKYRDHAAKAWTIFRKYGATRMIETWGADVPRGKLTDFYGAVQAKEDETIVFSWIEWPDKPTSDAAWEKMMSDPEMEKMFDMPFDGTRMIYGGFTPVYERGAHSGADYYQGFLLAVPEKNRQVYAEMADEGWQMFEKLGALGMIENWGDYVPHGKLTDFYRATKAEDGEMPLFSWVAWPDRATCDAAAKQMEADMADFDMSRMPFDGMRMMWAGFEPLFDSADMARAA; the protein is encoded by the coding sequence ATGACCTATTTCTCCGGCACCGTTTGCGCCGTGCCCACAGCGAACAAGCAGAAGTACCGCGACCATGCCGCCAAGGCCTGGACGATTTTCCGGAAATACGGCGCCACCCGCATGATCGAGACCTGGGGCGCCGACGTCCCCCGGGGCAAACTCACCGACTTCTACGGCGCGGTGCAGGCGAAAGAGGACGAGACCATCGTGTTCTCCTGGATCGAATGGCCCGACAAACCGACCTCCGATGCCGCCTGGGAAAAGATGATGTCCGACCCCGAGATGGAGAAGATGTTCGACATGCCCTTCGACGGCACCCGCATGATCTATGGCGGCTTCACCCCGGTCTACGAACGGGGCGCCCATTCCGGTGCCGACTACTACCAGGGCTTCCTCCTCGCCGTCCCGGAAAAGAACCGCCAGGTCTATGCCGAGATGGCCGACGAAGGCTGGCAGATGTTCGAAAAGCTCGGCGCCCTCGGCATGATCGAGAACTGGGGCGATTACGTCCCCCACGGCAAGCTCACCGACTTCTACCGCGCCACCAAGGCCGAAGACGGCGAAATGCCCCTCTTCAGCTGGGTCGCCTGGCCCGACCGCGCCACCTGTGACGCCGCCGCCAAGCAGATGGAGGCCGACATGGCCGATTTCGACATGTCCCGGATGCCCTTCGACGGCATGCGCATGATGTGGGCCGGCTTCGAACCCCTCTTCGATTCCGCAGACATGGCGAGGGCAGCATGA